From a region of the Triticum aestivum cultivar Chinese Spring chromosome 7D, IWGSC CS RefSeq v2.1, whole genome shotgun sequence genome:
- the LOC123165790 gene encoding uncharacterized protein yields the protein MDSIPIPDVLLEEIFLRLPAPDTLVRASATCTTFCRVIKGRAFRRRFHALHRPPLLGFMDAAGFHPAEAPHPSAPLAGALTPCAADFSFVPAVVSSSSYYKKDDGKGPRWRPRDVRGGRVLLDWISLHPRFIKSWSYHYGSDISILVDISDVLGRGPHHTWTKRDMCNAADFHLAVCDPLSRGFMLLPTIPEDLAALPQDRLGAFEPVLAPATGDEPFKVICVARYETKLVIFVFPSTTMQWCMVESPVVPSWHVMSCFDCVGSCFYWTDRYDWTDHLMVLDTRTLRFSTVNFLTGYHMELRDADLSIGHDWRPNAVVVGSEGAIEMFSLVPQHGSFALHHTSLQPGQDSTHEWKLEKIVQLPRQGHGYSISTVGAAEGFLFFQDIPAGHELENFDCYSMEVKTYEIIKVCTKDFFDSARAHPYFSFPPVLSEPTV from the coding sequence ATGGACTCCATCCCCATCCCGGACGTCCTCTTGGAGGAGATCTTTCTCCGCCTGCCCGCCCCGGACACGCTCGTCCGCGCCTCTGCCACCTGCACCACCTTCTGCCGCGTCATCAAAGGTCGCGCCTTCCGCCGCCGCTTCCACGCGCTACACCGGCCTCCCCTCCTTGGCTTCATGGACGCCGCCGGATTCCACCCTGCCGAGGCACCGCACCCCTCCGCCCCGCTCGCCGGCGCCCTCACCCCCTGCGCTGCCGATTTCTCCTTCGTCCCGGCCGTTGTTTCTTCATCCTCTTACTACAAGAAAGATGACGGGAAAGGCCCCCGCTGGCGCCCCCGCGACGTCCGTGGCGGCCGCGTCCTCCTAGACTGGATCTCCCTCCACCCCCGCTTCATCAAGAGCTGGAGCTATCACTACGGCTCCGACATAAGCATCCTCGTGGACATCAGCGACGTCCTTGGGAGGGGACCCCACCACACGTGGACCAAACGGGACATGTGCAACGCCGCTGACTTCCACCTCGCTGTCTGCGATCCGCTGTCCCGCGGATTCATGCTGCTTCCAACAATACCCGAGGACCTCGCCGCCCTGCCGCAAGACCGCCTTGGGGCATTCGAGCCCGTGCTCGCTCCGGCAACCGGCGACGAGCCCTTCAAGGTGATATGTGTGGCAAGATACGAGACAAAGCTCGTCATCTTTGTGTTCCCGTCCACAACTATGCAATGGTGTATGGTTGAGTCCCCTGTCGTCCCTTCTTGGCACGTCATGTCCTGTTTTGACTGCGTGGGCAGCTGCTTCTACTGGACAGACCGTTATGACTGGACTGACCATTTGATGGTGCTGGACACACGTACTTTGAGGTTTTCAACTGTCAATTTTCTCACTGGCTACCATATGGAGCTCAGAGATGCTGACCTGAGCATTGGTCATGATTGGCGTCCGAATGCAGTTGTTGTGGGTAGTGAAGGAGCCATTGAGATGTTTTCTCTTGTCCCTCAGCACGGGTCCTTTGCTCTCCATCATACCTCTCTGCAGCCTGGGCAGGATAGTACTCATGAATGGAAGCTGGAGAAGATCGTACAGCTACCTAGGCAGGGTCATGGCTATTCCATTTCCACAGTGGGTGCGGCCGAGGGATTCTTGTTCTTCCAAGACATTCCTGCTGGCCATGAGCTTGAGAATTTTGATTGTTATTCAATGGAGGTCAAAACATATGAGATTATCAAGGTCTGTACAAAGGATTTCTTTGACAGTGCACGAGCTCATCCCTACTTTAGCTTCCCACCGGTGTTATCGGAACCAACTGTTTGA